Part of the Sphingobium lignivorans genome is shown below.
TTGCGGGCTACCTGCTGCTCTCGATCCACGCCTATCTTGCCGCTCGTGTCATGGGCGAGTTCAAGCTGTCCTACGGCATCGCGGGCCCGACGGAACTGCGCTTCCTCCTGATCGGCATGACCATCGCGATGATGGTGTCCGGGCCGGAGCGCAACGCCACCGTCACCGGCTTCGATCTCGTTGTTGGCGCGGTGGGCACGATCTTCGTGCTGCTCTTCATTGGGCAGACGCTGTCGGCAGGGCGGCGCCTCGCGCAGGCGGAGCGGCCTCCCCTTCGCTGAATGGGCGTTTGCGTCAGCCCGCCCGGCGCAGGGCCATGTGCGGCGTTGCCGATGCCGGCTGGTCTGGCCACATGCCGCGGGTATCGTAGACCGCCTTGTCGGACCGCTCGTCGAGCGGCACGGACTTGAAGACGTCATGATCCACCAGCGCGACGAAGACACCGCACGTCTCGATGGCATCGTCGATGTCGATGAGCGTGGCACCGGTGCCGTCAAACGTGGCAGGTAGCGCCTGCGCATAAGGCTCCACGAGCCGTATCCGGGCGCCATAACGCTTCGCCAGCCGCTGCGCGACCTCGAGCGCGGGGCTTTCCCGGAAATCGTCGATATTGGGTTTGAACGCGAGGCCGAGGCAGGCGACCTGCGCGCCGGGATGATCGTCAATGAGGCGGCTGGCCTGCTCCACCACATAGTCCGTCTTGGCGAGGTTAACCTCGCGCGCGGTGCGGATGATCCGGCTGTTCGTCGGGTCGCCATGGACGAGGAACCAGGGGTCCACCGCGATGCAATGGCCTCCCACGCCCGGCCCGGGCTGGAGGATGTTCACGCGCGGATGACGATTGGCGAGCCGGATGACTTCCCACACGTCGATGCCCATCGTGTCCGCGATCACGCTCAACTCGTTGGCGAAGGCGATGTTCACGTCCCGATAGCTGTTCTCGACCAGCTTCACCATCTCGGCCGCCCGGGCATTGGTGGTGATGCATTCGCCACGCACAAAGCGACGGTAGAACGTCAGTGCCTTGCGCGCGCAGCGGGGCGTGATGCCGCCGATGCAGCGATCATTGTTGACGAGCTCGATGAGGATGCGGCCCGGCAACACGCGCTCGGGGCAATAAGCGATGGAGATGTCGGGGCCATTGCCCGCTCCGTTTGCTGCCGTCCCCGGCATGCGCAGATCCGGCCGTAACGCCTGCAACGCATCCCGTACCGCCTCGGTGGTACCCACAGGCGAGGTGCTTTCGAGGATCACGACATTGCCCGCTGCCAGCACCGGCGCGATCGTGCGCGCCGCCGCCAGCACGAAGGAGATGTCCGGCGCGTGGTTCTCGCTCACCGGCGTGGGCACCGCGATGACGAACACGTCGGCAGGCTCGATCTCGAGCGAGGCACGCAGCGTGCCGCGCGCAACGACGCCCTGCACCAGTCCGTCGAGATCGACTTCCTCGATGTGGACGCGGCCGCTGTTCACCGTCTCGACCACATGCGGAGTCACGTCGACGCCCAGCACCTTCATGCCCGAGCGGGCGATCAGCGCCGCCGTCGGAAGGCCGATATAGCCAAGGCCGATAACCGCTACTCTGGTGTCATGCTCAATGGGCATCGGCTATGATCCTCGCGATCCGGCTGGCGGCGTGGCCATCGCCGAAGGGGTTGTGCGCGCGCGCCATGGCGCCATAGGCGGCCTT
Proteins encoded:
- the wecC gene encoding UDP-N-acetyl-D-mannosamine dehydrogenase; translated protein: MPIEHDTRVAVIGLGYIGLPTAALIARSGMKVLGVDVTPHVVETVNSGRVHIEEVDLDGLVQGVVARGTLRASLEIEPADVFVIAVPTPVSENHAPDISFVLAAARTIAPVLAAGNVVILESTSPVGTTEAVRDALQALRPDLRMPGTAANGAGNGPDISIAYCPERVLPGRILIELVNNDRCIGGITPRCARKALTFYRRFVRGECITTNARAAEMVKLVENSYRDVNIAFANELSVIADTMGIDVWEVIRLANRHPRVNILQPGPGVGGHCIAVDPWFLVHGDPTNSRIIRTAREVNLAKTDYVVEQASRLIDDHPGAQVACLGLAFKPNIDDFRESPALEVAQRLAKRYGARIRLVEPYAQALPATFDGTGATLIDIDDAIETCGVFVALVDHDVFKSVPLDERSDKAVYDTRGMWPDQPASATPHMALRRAG